TCTTATGTAATGAAGATTGGAAACAGGTCACCTATATTATATCTAAAGAAGAAGCAACTCAATGACTTTGACCNccccccccccccccaaaagaaaaacaattcagGAGACCGAatcttcaatttgtttttggtaACCGAGAATTTTAGACCGAATCCTCGAACAAAACGTGTATGTATATCAGCGATCTTGTACACCAATGTTGCTAACCATGCAGCTAAACATAATTTATCAGTCTAACCATGCAGCTCAACTAATATGTTGGATGTAGTTTTTACACGAATGCTTACCCTTCagaaaccatcatcatcagttaATAGATAATGTGTTATGAGTCACACTATATTCTTCACTAAATTAGCAATAACAGCAACAAAAGAGTACCAAATTGATTTAAAGTAGATGGGATCTTACAGTGTGAGTGAGGCAATAATAATTGAGAAGTATCCATCTCCAAACTTTCCGAATTGtgacgaaacaaaacaaaacagaacaaatgcATTCTTTAGATCTAACTCTTACACAGATCTTTCATATTGAAACTAtactaaaattacataaaaccaaaaaccatcaaACTCGTCCTGCAACAACAGAAGCAGCAGCAGAGTTACCAATGAACGAGAGCAATCCAGCATTAGCAGAACCCTCTTGTTCATCCAAGAACAAATCATCCGGAACCCTAAACGCACCGTGTAAGCAAACAATCGCGACCCCAATCGTTAACGCCGAGGTTAACAAAGATCCAACGCTCGTCATGAACACAACCACGATCGTAGTCAAAACAAGAGCGAGCAAGGTCTCGCGATCTGAGAAAGTACGTCCGAAGAGAACCAAAGGCTGATCGGAAGATCGGAAGAGGTATAGAAATATCCATGAGCCTAAGAGAGAGAGGAGTACGAGGAGCGAGAACGGATGCGAGAGGAGGGAGAAGGCGAGGACTAAGGATACGATTAAGGAGTAATTGACTTTGAAGTAGGCGAGATTCTTACGGATCCGGGTGAATGAATCGGTGAGAGAGTCAGGTCTAGCGAATGAGCTCCGATCTACGAGTTCTAGCCATGGACGGCGCTGCGAGAGGCTTTCGcggagagaggaggagagacgCGAGAGGAAAGTCCGGAAGGCGTGGGAATTGATCGGTGGTTGAGATTGAGTAGCTTGCTGATTGGTGACGGGGAGAGTCGCCGGAGAAGATGACATTATTGGTGGTGTCGGTGAGTGTGTGTGTGCGGCGGAGTGAGTATaaattttttcttgtgtgtttccGATTTTAGTGGAAAGTGGAAACTGAAGTCTGCGGCAAAACCGCGTTAGATCATTCTAAAAGGCCTAACTTTAATGGGCCTTTAATGTTGGAAGAAGCCCAATCAAATAAAGTTGGGAGTTAATGGCGCAATTGAGTGGTGATATAACACGAAACCCCTAATAAAAACAGTTTattctactttattttatttgaaatatttttaatttagtgtAAGTTCAATCTTCTAGATTTTAGGTTgctacaagaaaataatatacaatGTAATTACTGTAAAAGTATATACAAGTTCGTCTTATGTATTAACTTGCATatcgaaacatatatataagtagataagggaaaagaaaacattatcgAGTAGCAGGAACATCGAATAATAATATTCTTCGGCCTAATCAAGAATATTTATTGGAAATTCGGGTTGAGATCCACATATAGAAGAATCTTTAATCAGCACGTACTTTATACATTCAACAAATAATTATCTCCCTTTAAACGGGCTAGCTAATCTATAATCATTCTTCCTTGTACGTTATCCAATCATTTCCAGGATTACTTACTTAATCATTGTTATCTTTTCTGTTATACGTAAAACAACTCATGCTTTTGTATTGAACGATTTGTACACTTAAGTTTATATCTTCCAGACGAAGAAAAGCAATCATTCTCGTTGTTTTATATCTTTCTAATCCAATTAGTTTACTTCTTtacattcaaacaaaaattagtttaCTTCTTTAGCTTCACTTTttgaaaaaacagaagaagcgaatctttctcttccttttcttttcttccactCATCAAAAtgttctctctctatatatacattaaatatcTAGTCTGCTAAGTCCATATACCACACATCTAGAACGACAACTAGATACTCAAAATTGCTCTTTAATGGCTTCTTGTGACTCACCTGATGCGTTTGCTTGGCTTCAAaatcttcctcctctctctcagTGGAAAAGGAATTCAATATCCATGTGTATTtgcactccaaattcatcacaCCCATCTTTGAACTTTTCTCTTACTTGTATTCCTAAATCTCCAAACTTTTTCACCTTCTCCATAGTAGCCAACTTCAAGAATCCTAtatctctctttgtttcaaaaCCTTTCAGAACCATTAACACTAATTCAAATACGTTCCTCAATGAAAATATCATCTCTACCCTATTGATGGGTTTTGTCGACGTAGTTCTCAACTACAACGTCAAGAGAACTTGTTCAATCCAAATACAAAACCTAGGCTCCACTTCTAACCTCAAAGACGTGTTCAACCTCGCGTTCTTCACTTTCGTGTTCCTCATCTGCATCTATGAAGCGCCCACGAGCCTTCGAACAACTTGTCTCAAAACGGTGAAAGATCAGCTAGTAACTTGTAGGTCAAGGAAGGGCTCTAAGTTGCTCATGGTGCAACTAGGCTCTAACCTTGAAGAACAATGGATGAGATCGTTAAATCTTGCGATAACCAACTGGATCATCGAGGTCAAAGCGTTTCAGCATCTCAAGTCTCCTTCTCCATTGTTTTCATATGCTTTCTCGACTCAAGGTTTGTGGAAAGTTCATATGTATTGTCCTCTGGTagcaatggaaatggagagCGTAAACAGTGCTTTAAACGACGAGAGATTGTTCTTCTCGCTCAACTATCATCAACTCGAAGGTGTGATCCAATTCAACCACAAGATTTACGTTCGTGAAAAGTGGTTTAACATCGCAGTTAATATTGATAACGTCAGGTACGTAAAATTAATTGTGTGTATAGTAATACTAATGATAAGTACACAAAgttaatttgttcatattttataataagGTGCGACATAATTAGACTTGTGAACGAGAAGCTTCTATCGGACCGCGGCATGGGAACAGAGGAAAAACATTTTCCGTCACGAATATCATTGCAACTAACGCCAACGATTCAATCCAACATCTTAATGGTCTCAGTAcaaaaatcatcagaaaaccCATTGACAGAATTCGAAGTAGAGAAAGGCATAGAAGCAGCAATAGACCCACCAAACACGTTCTTTGGACTCAAAGTCTCAGCCAACGAGACGACAACAAAAAGCATGAAGCCATGGAAGTTCGAGGAATGGGTGCATGGTTACAGCGCCAATCTCACTTGGTTTCTCCATGACCTAGACGATGGAAGAGAAGTTTCATCTTCTAAACCGTCGAAGGTATCGAGGATGAACCCTCGAGCTTGGTTCAAGAACCGGTACTCGAGCGCGTTTAGACCGTTCACGAAGCAAGGAGGAGTTGTGTTCGCAGGAGATAGCTACGGGCAAAGCGTATTGTGGAAGGTTGATAAAACGGCAATTGGGAAAGTAATGGAGTTTGAGGTTAAAGGTTGCGTTTGGTTGACTTATTGGCCTAACAAGCATCATACGTTTTATAGTGATACTAGAAAGTTGGAATTTAAGGAGATGCTTTACCTCAATCTTCCTtagattgtttcttttcttactCTATCCCTTTGCACTATATATTCCTctagtttgtttcttttattttgtgtgtgtttaaaaGATGTAAATTTTGTAACATAATAAACGTTAATTGAACTGGTGAAATTAGAAACcgacatttttcttttttttttgatagaacAACAGAAAAATATCATTGTGATCTTGAGAAGAAGTTTGTATCATACACATAAGATACGTGGCTATCTTTATCTTCACGTCGTCTCATATGGAAACATGAATCCCATCActatgatattttttcttttcttgaaaagCGTATTATTATCTCTAACCAGATAAGAATTACATGTCAAAACGTTTGTAATGACTTAACCGGCATGGAAAAAAACGTTTTGGTAAAAGAATAACAAAGTCGCATATAGTCCATAGTTTTTATTTCGATCATCGTTatccatatatttatattttaacaatattcGTATAATTTGGTGGATAcaagcataaaataaaatttgt
The Camelina sativa cultivar DH55 chromosome 6, Cs, whole genome shotgun sequence genome window above contains:
- the LOC104792898 gene encoding PRA1 family protein B2-like, yielding MSSSPATLPVTNQQATQSQPPINSHAFRTFLSRLSSSLRESLSQRRPWLELVDRSSFARPDSLTDSFTRIRKNLAYFKVNYSLIVSLVLAFSLLSHPFSLLVLLSLLGSWIFLYLFRSSDQPLVLFGRTFSDRETLLALVLTTIVVVFMTSVGSLLTSALTIGVAIVCLHGAFRVPDDLFLDEQEGSANAGLLSFIGNSAAASVVAGRV
- the LOC104792899 gene encoding uncharacterized protein LOC104792899; the protein is MASCDSPDAFAWLQNLPPLSQWKRNSISMCICTPNSSHPSLNFSLTCIPKSPNFFTFSIVANFKNPISLFVSKPFRTINTNSNTFLNENIISTLLMGFVDVVLNYNVKRTCSIQIQNLGSTSNLKDVFNLAFFTFVFLICIYEAPTSLRTTCLKTVKDQLVTCRSRKGSKLLMVQLGSNLEEQWMRSLNLAITNWIIEVKAFQHLKSPSPLFSYAFSTQGLWKVHMYCPLVAMEMESVNSALNDERLFFSLNYHQLEGVIQFNHKIYVREKWFNIAVNIDNVRCDIIRLVNEKLLSDRGMGTEEKHFPSRISLQLTPTIQSNILMVSVQKSSENPLTEFEVEKGIEAAIDPPNTFFGLKVSANETTTKSMKPWKFEEWVHGYSANLTWFLHDLDDGREVSSSKPSKVSRMNPRAWFKNRYSSAFRPFTKQGGVVFAGDSYGQSVLWKVDKTAIGKVMEFEVKGCVWLTYWPNKHHTFYSDTRKLEFKEMLYLNLP